Proteins encoded within one genomic window of Ferrimicrobium sp.:
- a CDS encoding cupredoxin domain-containing protein: MRQLRVMIFGAIVLLLGGLVLAACGSSGSSVGASNLHPGPSASGKSATIVISNFQFIPDEVVVHQGEEIIIHNEDSVGHTFTADNRSFNTGVIPPGHTVHFIIHNKPGTYPFLCLIHQFMTGTLVVVK, encoded by the coding sequence ATGAGACAACTTCGAGTAATGATCTTCGGTGCAATCGTCCTACTTTTGGGAGGGTTAGTCCTTGCGGCTTGTGGGTCGAGTGGTTCGAGTGTTGGTGCATCGAATCTGCATCCTGGTCCATCTGCATCGGGGAAGTCGGCCACCATTGTGATCAGTAATTTCCAATTTATCCCCGATGAAGTGGTCGTCCACCAAGGTGAGGAGATCATCATCCACAATGAGGATTCAGTGGGACACACTTTTACTGCCGACAATCGTAGCTTCAATACTGGGGTGATCCCACCGGGGCATACCGTGCATTTCATTATCCATAACAAGCCAGGTACGTATCCATTTCTATGTCTGATTCATCAGTTTATGACCGGAACTCTTGTTGTTGTGAAGTAG